CCCCAGCGGCCCCTGAAAGCTCCAGTGCTGACGGGGCGGCTCGCGGTAATCATGCGCCTGCGCCCTGGCCCCGTTGCCCATGGGCACACCCGCGAGCAACCCGCCAAGCAGCAGCCCATGCCGTAACATGCTGCGCCGATGTCGCGCCCCGCGCTGCCGATGACCCGGTTCATGCATGTCTGCTACATTCCCGCCACAATTTCCGTATCCCTCGCATTCCTGCGCAGGGCAGGCCTCCTTCCTAGCGGCAGCGCGACCGGTCTTGCAATCACCTGTCTTGCAATAAGTGGAGCAAACGGGCACCCGTAATATCCATCGCGAACGACCAGAACGGGCTAAATGAGACGAGCATGACAATTTCCCGCACCCCCGTCGCCCACGACGCACTGAAGGACACGGCCCGGACCTGGTTTGAAACCCTGCGCGACCGGATCTGCACGGCCTTTGAACAGATCGAGGATGAGGCCGTGGCCGCTGGCACGCCCACCCTGCCCGGCAAGGAAGCCGCAGGCCGCTTCGAGCGCAAGCCGTGGTCGCGCACCAACGATGATGGCACGCCCGGCGGCGGCGGCGTGATCAGCCTCATGCGCGGGCGCGTGTTTGAAAAGGTGGGGGTCAACGTCTCCACCGTGAGCGGGGTGTTCAGCCCCGGCTTCCGCGACTCGATTCCCGGCGCATCGGAAGACCCCCGCTTCTTTGCCACCGGCATCAGCCTCGTTGCCCATATGTGCAGTCCGCTGGTGCCCGCGGCCCATTTCAACACCCGCATGATCATCACCACGCAGGGCTGGTTTGGCGGCGGTGGCGATATCACCCCCATGTTCCCCGAAAGTGCGGCGGCCATCAGCGATGGCGAGCGCTTTCATGACGGGTTCCGCAAGGCATGCGAGAAACATGACCCGGAATATTATCCCCGCTTCAAGGAATGGTGCGACAAGTACT
This is a stretch of genomic DNA from Komagataeibacter xylinus. It encodes these proteins:
- the hemF gene encoding oxygen-dependent coproporphyrinogen oxidase yields the protein MTISRTPVAHDALKDTARTWFETLRDRICTAFEQIEDEAVAAGTPTLPGKEAAGRFERKPWSRTNDDGTPGGGGVISLMRGRVFEKVGVNVSTVSGVFSPGFRDSIPGASEDPRFFATGISLVAHMCSPLVPAAHFNTRMIITTQGWFGGGGDITPMFPESAAAISDGERFHDGFRKACEKHDPEYYPRFKEWCDKYFYLPHRDEARGLGGIFYDRLNTGNLDADFAFTRDVGLGFLETYPDIVRSRMMEPWTPEQRKAQLVRRGRYVEFNLLHDRGTIFGLKTGGNTEAILMSLPPEVHWP